One region of Mycolicibacterium lutetiense genomic DNA includes:
- a CDS encoding aminotransferase class III-fold pyridoxal phosphate-dependent enzyme, with amino-acid sequence MNPSHQVCGRNFRMPTHRIDQPQNPVEVIALNSFSSKDQVALDAQTRSLIERRQRVMGPAYRLFYTVPLQPARAQGTKIVDVYGDEYLDAYNNVASVGHNHPRVVEAVARQLRLINTNTRYLQRDIIEYAESLVSAHDADLANVMFTCTGSEANDLAVRMARQVTGGTGIIVTEYAYHGCTRDVASWSPASGVGDCPRFG; translated from the coding sequence ATGAACCCCAGCCACCAAGTCTGCGGAAGGAATTTCCGGATGCCCACACATCGCATCGACCAGCCTCAAAATCCAGTTGAAGTTATTGCGCTGAACTCGTTCTCATCCAAGGATCAGGTCGCTCTGGATGCGCAGACACGCAGCCTCATCGAGCGGAGACAACGGGTCATGGGACCCGCGTACCGGCTGTTCTACACAGTGCCGCTGCAGCCGGCCCGAGCGCAGGGCACCAAGATCGTCGATGTGTACGGCGACGAGTATTTGGATGCGTACAACAACGTCGCCAGCGTCGGGCACAATCATCCCCGGGTGGTCGAGGCTGTCGCTCGTCAGTTGCGGCTCATCAACACCAATACCCGGTATTTGCAACGGGACATCATCGAATATGCCGAGAGTTTGGTCTCGGCGCACGACGCGGATTTGGCCAACGTGATGTTCACCTGCACCGGCTCGGAGGCCAATGACCTAGCTGTGCGGATGGCCCGCCAGGTCACCGGCGGGACCGGCATCATTGTCACCGAATATGCCTACCACGGATGTACTCGCGACGTCGCCTCGTGGTCGCCCGCTTCCGGTGTAGGGGACTGCCCCCGGTTTGGTTGA